The following proteins are co-located in the Dyadobacter chenwenxiniae genome:
- a CDS encoding SusC/RagA family TonB-linked outer membrane protein — translation MMNLSFHVFRRHDSSNAKNIATRERFAGKGTGLFAILMILIGFTTNALAQDVNVSGKVTDAKTGGIPGVTITIKGSTKGTNTDVEGNYQISVPGNSTLTFSAIGYETQDVAVGNKSTLNVTLAEDVKALEEVVVVGYGTVKKKDATGAVSALGSKDFQKGIVTSPEQLMQGRVAGVQITQSSGEPGGGINVRIRGTSSVLGGNNPLFVIDGVPLSGDNTSSGGDNQGVGRQPAKNPLNFLNPDDIASMDILKDASATAIYGSRGANGVVLITTKRGKGKGALDYGYSLGISNITKKYDLLDAAGYKAAGGQDQGSNTDWQDLLFKTALTHQHNLSYGGGDASGNYRFSLGYMNQDGIVETSNVKRYSVGFSGTKKFIGDKLTIGSNLNFANTQDTGVPISENIGFEGDLMGSILKANPTRAAYRGDTLNQSTTTEPNPLAFVKLSKDNSNTLRALGNINAELEIFSGLKFKTVLGFDKSMSTRKQAYSRDLVVAGIEKIGRVYIRDVESNNQLMENYFTYDKEIGSVTLNALLGYSYQSFESGSKNVAAANFRTSNLDLMINNLGIAGTVGIKDATALSSVGSVIQNSSYTKDELQSYFGRLNLGFGSKYLFTGTLRVDGSSKFGGNNKYGYFPSGAFKWKLVEEDFIPKTVFTDLSLRIGYGVTGNQAIPHNVYDRRDRYDGYSINQGGDGITGGGLNAVAFNNPDLRWESTAAVNLGIDFSILKGRLSGTVDLYNKSTKDLLFKVVAAQPAPNPFVYRNLDTDIQNRGIELALTGVIVDGKKFSWEMVFNASYNKNLVKNLIGTYDTGEINGQGLSGAFAQRLAEGQPLFAYFLREFGGFDDNGNSLYPAGDFQTFLGGKSPLPKVNAGLTNNLAFGPFDMSLFFNGVFGHYLYSNTANAFFTQGSFANGRNVTKDVIGNGEGALNAPDVSTRFLEKGNFVRLQNLSLGYRVPMKANKVLSNARIFVTGQNLLTFTKYSGQDPEVSTNKSLNDIPSFGIDYTAYPRARTWTVGVNVSF, via the coding sequence ACTTTCAGTGCCATCGGATATGAGACGCAGGATGTGGCGGTTGGCAACAAATCAACACTTAATGTTACACTTGCCGAAGATGTTAAAGCTTTGGAAGAGGTCGTTGTCGTAGGTTACGGAACGGTTAAGAAAAAAGATGCAACCGGTGCGGTTTCCGCTTTGGGATCAAAGGATTTCCAGAAAGGGATCGTAACGTCCCCTGAGCAACTGATGCAAGGACGCGTTGCGGGTGTGCAAATTACCCAGTCCAGCGGTGAGCCGGGCGGTGGTATTAACGTGCGTATCCGGGGAACATCGTCGGTTTTGGGTGGTAACAACCCCTTATTTGTAATCGACGGTGTGCCTTTGAGTGGTGATAACACGTCATCAGGTGGTGATAACCAGGGTGTTGGGCGTCAGCCAGCGAAAAACCCGCTTAACTTTCTGAACCCGGACGATATCGCCAGCATGGACATTCTTAAAGATGCGTCTGCAACAGCGATCTACGGTTCACGCGGTGCGAACGGTGTTGTTTTGATTACAACAAAAAGAGGCAAAGGAAAAGGTGCACTTGATTACGGATATTCATTGGGTATCAGTAACATCACTAAAAAATACGATCTGTTGGACGCAGCGGGTTACAAAGCAGCGGGCGGACAGGATCAGGGTTCAAATACAGACTGGCAGGACCTGCTTTTCAAAACAGCATTGACGCATCAGCACAACCTTTCTTATGGTGGCGGTGACGCGTCAGGTAACTATCGTTTCTCGCTTGGTTATATGAATCAGGATGGTATCGTGGAAACATCTAATGTAAAACGTTACAGCGTTGGTTTCAGCGGAACGAAGAAATTTATCGGCGATAAATTGACCATCGGAAGTAACCTGAACTTTGCAAATACACAAGATACAGGTGTTCCCATTTCTGAGAACATTGGTTTTGAAGGTGATTTGATGGGTAGCATTCTGAAAGCAAATCCAACCCGTGCAGCTTACAGAGGCGACACATTGAACCAATCCACAACAACTGAGCCTAACCCGCTTGCATTCGTGAAGCTATCAAAAGATAACAGCAACACGCTTCGTGCCTTGGGTAATATCAACGCGGAACTTGAAATTTTCAGCGGCTTGAAATTCAAAACTGTGCTTGGTTTTGATAAATCCATGTCTACCAGAAAGCAGGCTTATTCAAGAGATCTGGTTGTGGCGGGTATCGAGAAAATCGGTCGCGTTTACATCCGTGACGTTGAAAGTAACAACCAGTTGATGGAAAATTACTTCACTTATGACAAGGAGATCGGAAGTGTTACATTGAATGCACTTTTAGGTTATTCTTATCAGAGCTTTGAAAGCGGAAGCAAAAACGTAGCTGCTGCCAATTTCCGTACCAGTAACCTTGATTTGATGATTAACAACCTGGGTATTGCCGGAACTGTTGGCATTAAGGATGCTACAGCATTGTCAAGCGTAGGTTCGGTTATTCAGAATTCAAGTTATACCAAAGATGAGCTGCAATCTTATTTTGGTCGTTTGAACCTTGGATTTGGAAGCAAATACTTGTTTACAGGTACATTGCGTGTGGATGGTTCTTCTAAATTTGGTGGAAACAACAAATATGGTTACTTCCCATCAGGAGCATTTAAATGGAAACTAGTTGAGGAAGATTTTATCCCCAAAACTGTATTCACGGACCTTTCGCTTCGTATTGGTTATGGTGTGACGGGTAACCAGGCGATCCCTCACAACGTATATGACAGACGTGATCGCTACGATGGCTATTCAATCAACCAAGGCGGTGATGGCATAACAGGTGGTGGTTTGAATGCGGTGGCTTTCAATAACCCGGATTTGAGATGGGAATCTACGGCTGCGGTTAACTTAGGAATTGACTTTTCGATTCTTAAAGGAAGATTGAGTGGTACAGTTGATTTATATAACAAGAGCACAAAAGACCTTCTTTTCAAAGTGGTTGCTGCTCAACCTGCACCAAACCCATTTGTTTATCGCAATCTTGACACAGACATTCAAAACCGCGGTATTGAATTGGCTTTAACAGGTGTAATTGTTGACGGCAAGAAATTCTCATGGGAAATGGTCTTCAATGCATCCTACAACAAAAACCTTGTTAAAAACCTGATCGGAACATATGATACAGGTGAAATCAATGGACAAGGCTTATCCGGTGCATTTGCACAACGTCTGGCAGAAGGTCAACCATTATTTGCTTACTTCCTTCGCGAATTTGGTGGATTTGATGACAACGGAAACTCGCTTTACCCAGCAGGTGACTTCCAGACATTCCTAGGTGGAAAAAGCCCGCTTCCAAAAGTTAATGCTGGTTTAACCAACAATTTAGCTTTTGGACCGTTTGATATGAGCTTGTTCTTTAATGGTGTATTCGGTCACTACCTGTATTCAAACACTGCAAATGCATTCTTTACACAAGGTTCATTTGCAAATGGTCGTAACGTGACAAAAGATGTGATTGGCAATGGGGAAGGCGCATTAAACGCACCGGACGTTTCAACTCGCTTCCTTGAAAAAGGTAATTTCGTTCGCTTGCAAAATCTTTCTTTGGGATATCGCGTTCCAATGAAAGCAAACAAAGTGCTGAGCAATGCAAGAATCTTCGTTACAGGTCAGAATTTATTAACTTTTACAAAGTATAGTGGACAAGATCCAGAGGTAAGCACCAATAAGTCGTTGAATGACATTCCTTCTTTCGGAATTGACTACACTGCTTATCCAAGAGCAAGAACGTGGACAGTGGGTGTTAATGTTTCATTTTAA
- a CDS encoding RagB/SusD family nutrient uptake outer membrane protein — protein sequence MKTNQIYKLLVTGVCMATLSACTDLVNEEKDSVVNKVVEGNFAPVNVPEALASAYKDLSTYSDQAGIYALGQHTTAEMIPPTRGVDWGDNGVWRTLDQHTWDASHSYILSAWNNLNQRAYKATEIIASNPTAVQKAQAQFLRAYNMHWVMDYWGSVPVREVTQGVNDLPKVLSRSEAFDYIVKDLEEALPNLPKKGPSVNNGTASKAAANFLLAKLYLNKAIYKGATPEGPYTFDKADMAKVVTYVDAVTADGYSLEKDYFSAFSSAAKTEPIFNVQEGTAQNRWMMTLHYGQNPSGWNGFATLADFYDTFEAKDTRIGKPAKKDGTQFSGISYGFLIGQQYDEKGKVIIDTRTQKPLQFTKDVPLAGAATDKGIRVIKYHPANAGKYLLMRYAEAYLMKAEALLRSGNAAGALTQINALRTMRGASALASLTDANLFDEIGRELYWEGGKRTTEIRFGKFTTGAGTSVKEAYTVLYPIPSAALVSNANLEQNPGY from the coding sequence ATGAAAACCAACCAGATATATAAATTACTTGTCACAGGGGTTTGCATGGCAACATTGTCGGCATGCACTGACCTTGTCAATGAAGAAAAAGATTCCGTTGTAAATAAAGTTGTAGAAGGCAATTTCGCACCGGTTAATGTTCCAGAGGCACTTGCTTCTGCTTACAAAGACCTTTCTACATATTCTGATCAAGCGGGAATCTATGCGCTTGGCCAGCATACAACTGCTGAAATGATCCCGCCAACACGTGGTGTTGACTGGGGCGATAACGGGGTTTGGCGTACATTAGACCAGCATACCTGGGATGCGTCCCACTCTTACATATTGAGCGCGTGGAATAACTTGAACCAGAGAGCTTACAAAGCAACCGAAATCATTGCATCCAATCCTACGGCTGTTCAAAAAGCGCAGGCGCAATTCCTGAGAGCATATAATATGCATTGGGTTATGGATTACTGGGGTTCTGTTCCGGTTCGTGAAGTGACGCAAGGAGTGAACGACCTTCCGAAGGTATTGTCACGCTCCGAAGCATTCGACTATATCGTTAAAGATTTGGAAGAAGCACTTCCTAACCTGCCTAAAAAAGGCCCGTCTGTTAATAATGGAACGGCTTCAAAAGCAGCTGCAAATTTCCTTTTGGCTAAACTTTATCTGAACAAAGCCATTTACAAAGGCGCAACACCGGAAGGTCCTTATACATTTGATAAGGCGGACATGGCCAAAGTTGTAACCTACGTGGATGCAGTTACTGCTGATGGCTATTCTTTGGAAAAAGATTATTTCTCTGCATTCTCTTCTGCGGCAAAAACTGAACCGATTTTCAACGTTCAGGAAGGAACCGCTCAGAACCGCTGGATGATGACTTTGCACTACGGACAAAATCCATCAGGATGGAACGGTTTTGCAACATTGGCTGACTTTTATGACACATTCGAAGCAAAAGATACGCGTATCGGAAAGCCTGCTAAGAAAGACGGAACGCAGTTCTCTGGTATCAGCTACGGTTTCTTGATCGGTCAACAATACGACGAAAAAGGTAAAGTCATTATTGATACTCGTACGCAGAAGCCATTGCAATTCACAAAAGACGTTCCACTGGCAGGTGCAGCAACAGATAAAGGGATCCGGGTAATTAAATATCACCCTGCAAATGCTGGAAAATACTTGCTAATGCGTTATGCAGAAGCATATTTGATGAAAGCAGAAGCATTATTGAGAAGTGGCAATGCAGCAGGTGCTTTGACTCAAATCAACGCATTAAGAACAATGCGTGGTGCTTCGGCATTGGCTTCATTAACTGATGCTAATTTGTTTGACGAGATTGGTCGCGAATTGTATTGGGAAGGTGGAAAAAGAACTACTGAAATCCGTTTTGGTAAGTTTACAACCGGCGCAGGAACATCGGTTAAAGAAGCATACACTGTTCTTTATCCAATTCCATCTGCTGCTTTGGTTTCGAATGCAAACCTGGAACAAAATCCAGGCTATTAA
- a CDS encoding FG-GAP repeat domain-containing protein, with translation MCICAARKGRADNLYLQKGSSFVKLTQKVFTDLAGFEDTAATFFDADGDGDLDLVVGSGGNETLVTSPDLPTRLYLNDGKGNFAINTRALPPNSMNTAVIVVHDYDNDGDMDLFRRKPQRAARIWIQPEELSISE, from the coding sequence ATGTGTATATGTGCGGCGCGAAAGGGCAGGGCGGACAACTTGTATTTGCAGAAAGGCAGCTCATTTGTAAAATTAACGCAAAAAGTTTTCACAGATCTCGCAGGCTTCGAGGACACTGCGGCAACGTTCTTTGACGCCGATGGCGACGGTGACCTTGACCTCGTGGTTGGAAGCGGAGGAAATGAAACGCTTGTCACCAGCCCGGATTTGCCTACAAGGCTCTATTTAAATGATGGAAAGGGCAATTTTGCAATCAATACGCGTGCATTACCACCCAATTCCATGAACACAGCTGTGATCGTTGTGCATGACTATGACAATGATGGCGACATGGATCTTTTTCGTCGGAAGCCGCAGCGTGCCGCGCGAATATGGATCCAGCCCGAGGAGTTATCTATATCAGAATGA
- a CDS encoding FG-GAP repeat domain-containing protein, whose translation MTMTMMATWIFFVGSRSVPREYGSSPRSYLYQNDGKGVFKEVGKTIAPELAKLGMVRDASWADVDGDKTKELIIAGDWMAPVILKYNGGKFVRMASGLEPYAGFWGCLKVADMDGDGDQDIIFGNIGENFSLKASANAPLKIWINDFNKNGTIEKVMTKTVDERDMPILLKRELTTQFPFLKKESLKHSEYANKSVQDLFPKDLMKSAVEKSVNYLKSAVAVNDGKGRFAIQALPHMAQISCLNAIESADVNADGKPDLIVGGNYTHFIPQLGALDACRGNVLINKGNMQFDLLLSTQSGYAIDGEVKQISPINIQGAPYLINLVSNAKPVLFKLNKPRAANL comes from the coding sequence ATGACTATGACAATGATGGCGACATGGATCTTTTTCGTCGGAAGCCGCAGCGTGCCGCGCGAATATGGATCCAGCCCGAGGAGTTATCTATATCAGAATGATGGAAAGGGCGTTTTCAAAGAAGTAGGAAAGACTATTGCTCCGGAGCTGGCCAAGTTAGGCATGGTTCGCGACGCTTCCTGGGCGGATGTGGATGGCGACAAAACGAAGGAGTTGATCATTGCAGGCGACTGGATGGCGCCGGTGATTTTGAAATACAACGGAGGTAAATTCGTGCGAATGGCCTCCGGCCTCGAACCTTATGCAGGTTTCTGGGGATGCCTGAAAGTGGCGGATATGGACGGCGATGGCGATCAGGACATTATTTTTGGCAACATAGGCGAGAATTTTTCACTGAAAGCATCGGCTAATGCGCCGCTCAAAATCTGGATTAATGATTTTAACAAAAACGGGACCATCGAAAAAGTAATGACCAAGACGGTTGACGAGCGTGATATGCCGATTTTGTTGAAACGAGAGTTGACAACGCAGTTTCCATTCTTGAAGAAAGAAAGTTTGAAACATTCCGAATATGCGAACAAATCCGTTCAGGATCTATTTCCCAAAGATTTGATGAAATCGGCTGTTGAAAAATCAGTCAATTATCTCAAATCTGCGGTGGCGGTAAATGATGGGAAAGGCCGTTTTGCGATCCAAGCATTGCCGCATATGGCGCAAATATCTTGTTTGAATGCCATCGAAAGCGCTGATGTAAATGCCGATGGCAAGCCGGATCTTATAGTCGGCGGCAATTACACGCATTTCATTCCACAGCTCGGCGCACTGGACGCTTGCCGTGGTAATGTGCTGATTAACAAGGGAAACATGCAGTTCGATTTGTTATTAAGCACGCAGAGTGGCTACGCCATCGACGGCGAAGTGAAGCAGATCAGCCCAATCAACATTCAGGGCGCGCCTTACCTGATCAATCTCGTAAGCAATGCGAAGCCCGTTCTTTTCAAGCTTAATAAGCCGCGAGCGGCTAATTTGTAA